In Pseudomonas oryzihabitans, the DNA window GAAGGCCTTGGAGCCTTCCAGCTGGGCAGCGCCGGCGGTGGGGCCGAAGCAGGGCAGGCCGCGGCTGCGGAACAGGTCGACCACCCCGGCCACCAGCGGCGCCTCGGGGCCGACGATGGTCAGCTCGACATTCGCGGCGGCGAAGTCGGCCAGTTGCTCCAGGGCCAGGACGTCGAGAGCGACGTTCTCGCACTTGGCCTCGGTGGCGGTGCCGGCGTTGCCGGGGGCGACGTAGACCTTGGTGACCCGCGTGTCCTGGGCGACTTTCCAGGCCAGGGCGTGTTCGCGGCCACCGCTACCGATGATGAGTACGTTCATGAAGCTTTCCTCTGGGCGGACCGCACGCAGCCGTCCACCCTTGACAGTGGGATCGACGGCCAGGGCGCAGGGCCCGGCCGTGGCGGACCTTAGTGGCGGAAGTGGCGCATGCCGGTGAAGACCATGGCGATGCCCGCTTCGTCCGCGGCGGCGATGACTTCGGCGTCGCGCATGGAGCCGCCCGGCTGGATCACCGCGGTGATGCCATTGGCCGCGGCGTTGTCGATGCCGTCACGGAAGGGGAAGAAGGCGTCCGACGCCATGACCGCACCCGCCACCGCCAAGCCGGCGTGCTCGGCCTTGATGGCGGCGATGCGCGCCGAGTTGACGCGGCTCATCTGGCCGGCGCCGATACCGACGGTCTGCTGGTCCTTGGCGTAGACGATGGCATTGGATTTGACGAACTTGGCCACCTTCCAGGCGAAGATCAGGTCCTGCAGTTCCTGCTCGCTGGGCGCGCGCTGGGTCACCACCTTGAGGTCGTCGGCGGTGATAATGGCGATGTCGCGGCTCTGCACCAGCAGACCACCATTGACGCGCTTGAGGTCCAGGCCGGGCTTGCGCTCGGCGGGCCACTCGCCGCACTCCAGCAGGCGGACGTTGGCCTTGGCCGCCACCACGTCGCGGGCTTCGGCGCTGACGCGCGGTGCGATGATCACCTCGACGAACTGGCGCTCGACGATGGCACGGGCGGTGTCGGCGTCCAGCTCGCGGTTGAAGGCGATGATGCCGCCAAAGGCCGACTCGCTGTCGGTGGCATAGGCCAGTTCATAGGCCTGGCGCAGGTCACCGGCCACGGCCACGCCGCAGGGGTTGGCGTGCTTGACGATGACGCAGGCCGGCTGGTCGTAGCTCTTCACGGTTTCCAGGGCGGCATCGGTGTCGGCGACATTGTTGAAGGACAGTTCCTTGCCCTGCAGCTGGGTGGCGGTCGCCACGCAAGCTTCGCTGGCGTGCTCGACATAGAAGGCCGCCTGCTGGTGCGGGTTCTCGCCGTATCTCATGTCCTGCGCCTTGATGAACTGGGCGCTGAAGGTGCGCGGGAAGGCGGCACGGCCTTCGGTGGACAGGGTCTCGGCCTGCTGGTCGATGCTGCCCAGGTAGTTGGCGATCATGCCGTCGTAGGCGGCGGTGTGTTCGAAGGCCTTGAGCGCGAGGTCGAAGCGCTGGGCGTAGGTCAGGCCGCCGGCCTTGAGGTCGTCGAGGATCGCCGCGTAGTCGCTGGCGTTGACCACGATGGCGACGTCCTTGTGGTTCTTGGCCGCGCTGCGGACCATGGTCGGACCGCCGATGTCGATGTTCTCGATGGCATCGGTCAGGCTGCAGCCGGGTTTGGCCACGGTGGCGGCGAAGGGATAGAGGTTGACCGCGACCAGGTCGATCGGGCGAATACCGTGTTCGCTCATGACCTCGTGGTCGACGCCGCGACGACCGAGGATGCCACCGTGGATCTTCGGGTGCAGGGTCTTGACGCGGCCGTCCATCATTTCCGGGAAGCCGGTGTAGTCGGCGACTTCCAGCGCCGGGATGCCCTCGTCGCGCAAGAGCTTGTAGGTACCGCCGGTGGACAGGATTTCCACACCGATGGCCGCGAGTTCACGGGCGAAGTCGACGACGCCCGTCTTGTCGGACACGCTGATCAGCGCACGGCGGACGGGGAGGCGAGAGGTCTGGTCGGTCATGGTCATGTCCATCAGGAGGGGAAAGACCGCCGGTCAAGCCCTCTGGGCCGCCGGCGAGGAGGCGGATCAGAGCAGGTCGTACTGCTTGAGCTTCTTGCGCAGGGTGCCGCGATTGAGCCCGAGCATCTCCGACGCCTTGGTCTGGTTGCCCTTGACGTAATTCATCACGCTTTCGAGCAGGGGTGCTTCCACTTCGCAGAGCACCATGTTGTAGACGTCGGTCACCGGCTGCCCATCGAGATGGGCGAAGTAGCTGCGCAGCGCCTTTTCCACGCTGTCGCGCAGCGTCTGGCCCTCTTGCAGGGGGGCGGTCAGGTGCTGCTTGAGGTCGCCGTTGTCACTCACGGGCGCTGTTCCAGTCAAAGTCTCGGTCATCGAATTCATGCCACCTGCTTCCCGATCGGGGGCTGCGCGAAAAACGCGCGAATGCTGGCGTGCTGGGCTTGAGTGTCTTGTAGTCGGTTGAACTGGGCGCGCGATTCCGCTGCGCCCGGACGGTCGGCCAGGTACCAGCCGACGTGCTTGCGGGCGATGCGCACGCCCATTTCCGGGCCATAGAAGGCATGCAGGGCGTCCAGATGCTCCAGCAGGATGGCTGCCACCTCGGCATCGCTGGGCGCTGCCAGGTGTTCACCGGTCGCCAGGTAATGGGCGATCTCGCGAAAGATCCAGGGCCGGCCCTGGGCCGCGCGGCCGATCAGCAGGCCGTCGCAGCGGGTATGCTCGAGCACCGCCCGAGCCTTTTCCGGGCTGTCGATGTCGCCGTTGGCGAACACCGGGATGCCTACCGCCTGCTTGATGGCCGCGATGGTGTCGTACTCGGCGGCGCCGAGGAACCTATCGTCCCGGGTGCGGCCATGTACGGCCAGTGCCTGGATGCCGGCCGCCTCGGCCAGCTGCGCGATGCGCAGGCCGTTGCGATTCTCGGGATCCCAGCCGGTGCGGATCTTCAGGGTCACGGGTACATCCACCGCGGCCACCACGGCGGCGAGGATTTCGGCCACCAGGGCCTCGTCCTTCATCAGTGCGGAGCCGGCGGCCTTGTTGCAGACCTTTTTCGCCGGGCAGCCCATGTTGATGTCGATGATCTGGGCGCCCAGTTCGACATTGCGCTGCGCCGCCTCGGCCAGCATCGCCGGGTCGCCGCCGGCGATCTGCACCGAACGTGGCTCCTGCTCGCTGGCATGGATCAGGCGCAGCCGCGACTTGCGGCTGTCATAGAGACGCACGTCACTGGTCACCATTTCCGACACGGCCATGCCGGCGCCGAGCGCGAGGCACAGGCGGCGGAAGGGCAGGTCGGTGACCCCGGCCATGGGCGCGAGAATCAG includes these proteins:
- the purH gene encoding bifunctional phosphoribosylaminoimidazolecarboxamide formyltransferase/IMP cyclohydrolase; protein product: MTDQTSRLPVRRALISVSDKTGVVDFARELAAIGVEILSTGGTYKLLRDEGIPALEVADYTGFPEMMDGRVKTLHPKIHGGILGRRGVDHEVMSEHGIRPIDLVAVNLYPFAATVAKPGCSLTDAIENIDIGGPTMVRSAAKNHKDVAIVVNASDYAAILDDLKAGGLTYAQRFDLALKAFEHTAAYDGMIANYLGSIDQQAETLSTEGRAAFPRTFSAQFIKAQDMRYGENPHQQAAFYVEHASEACVATATQLQGKELSFNNVADTDAALETVKSYDQPACVIVKHANPCGVAVAGDLRQAYELAYATDSESAFGGIIAFNRELDADTARAIVERQFVEVIIAPRVSAEARDVVAAKANVRLLECGEWPAERKPGLDLKRVNGGLLVQSRDIAIITADDLKVVTQRAPSEQELQDLIFAWKVAKFVKSNAIVYAKDQQTVGIGAGQMSRVNSARIAAIKAEHAGLAVAGAVMASDAFFPFRDGIDNAAANGITAVIQPGGSMRDAEVIAAADEAGIAMVFTGMRHFRH
- the dusB gene encoding tRNA dihydrouridine synthase DusB, whose protein sequence is MSMVRIGPYTLPNSLILAPMAGVTDLPFRRLCLALGAGMAVSEMVTSDVRLYDSRKSRLRLIHASEQEPRSVQIAGGDPAMLAEAAQRNVELGAQIIDINMGCPAKKVCNKAAGSALMKDEALVAEILAAVVAAVDVPVTLKIRTGWDPENRNGLRIAQLAEAAGIQALAVHGRTRDDRFLGAAEYDTIAAIKQAVGIPVFANGDIDSPEKARAVLEHTRCDGLLIGRAAQGRPWIFREIAHYLATGEHLAAPSDAEVAAILLEHLDALHAFYGPEMGVRIARKHVGWYLADRPGAAESRAQFNRLQDTQAQHASIRAFFAQPPIGKQVA
- the fis gene encoding DNA-binding transcriptional regulator Fis produces the protein MNSMTETLTGTAPVSDNGDLKQHLTAPLQEGQTLRDSVEKALRSYFAHLDGQPVTDVYNMVLCEVEAPLLESVMNYVKGNQTKASEMLGLNRGTLRKKLKQYDLL